In Candidatus Methylopumilus universalis, one DNA window encodes the following:
- the ispH gene encoding 4-hydroxy-3-methylbut-2-enyl diphosphate reductase: MTDKINILLANPRGFCAGVDRAIQIVEEALIQYGKPIYVRHEVVHNQYVINDLKTKGAVFIEDLNDVPKGAHVIFSAHGISKAIREEAKLRELIPIDATCPLVTKVHVEVNKMLNQGMDIVMVGHKGHPEVEGTMGQIEKHQSNRKMYLIETVEDIKSLIVDRPDKLAYVTQTTLSIDDTKIIIDTLKIKFPNIQGPKSDDICYATQNRQDAVKEISSLCDLIIIVGSNNSSNSNRLKELALREGVESYMIDHEDLLQSSWLINKKNIGISAGASAPEISVKNIVNKIESLTKASITELPGIEESIIFKLPKI; the protein is encoded by the coding sequence ATGACAGATAAAATCAATATTCTTTTAGCCAACCCCCGTGGCTTTTGTGCGGGTGTTGATCGTGCCATTCAAATCGTAGAAGAAGCTCTTATACAATATGGCAAGCCTATCTATGTAAGGCACGAAGTTGTACATAATCAATATGTGATCAATGATTTAAAAACAAAGGGTGCTGTTTTTATTGAAGATCTGAATGATGTGCCGAAGGGTGCGCATGTGATTTTTAGTGCGCATGGCATTTCAAAAGCTATTCGTGAAGAAGCTAAGTTACGTGAGCTTATTCCTATCGATGCGACCTGCCCATTGGTTACCAAAGTCCATGTTGAAGTAAACAAAATGCTTAATCAAGGTATGGACATCGTTATGGTCGGACACAAAGGCCATCCTGAAGTGGAAGGCACGATGGGTCAAATCGAAAAACATCAGTCAAACCGTAAGATGTATTTAATCGAAACCGTTGAAGATATCAAAAGTTTGATTGTGGATCGTCCGGATAAACTTGCCTATGTGACTCAAACGACACTTTCAATTGACGATACGAAAATAATAATCGACACTTTAAAAATAAAATTCCCAAATATTCAAGGGCCAAAAAGTGATGACATTTGTTATGCCACGCAAAATAGACAAGATGCAGTCAAAGAAATAAGTAGTCTTTGTGATCTTATTATTATTGTGGGCTCCAATAACAGCTCTAATTCCAATCGCCTTAAAGAGCTAGCTCTCAGAGAGGGGGTGGAATCCTATATGATCGATCATGAAGATTTACTTCAATCATCTTGGCTAATTAATAAAAAAAATATTGGTATTTCCGCTGGGGCTTCCGCACCTGAGATAAGTGTTAAAAATATTGTAAATAAAATTGAATCACTTACAAAAGCTTCTATCACTGAACTTCCAGGTATCGAAGAAAGTATTATTTTTAAATTGCCTAAGATTTAA
- a CDS encoding HIT family protein, whose protein sequence is MTSCTICNLIEGEIVWSDDKLRVVLIDDESYRGYCRVECIHHIKEMTDLDEALQLRIMRCVFKVEGALRKIFHPEKINLASLGNKTPHIHWHVIPRFKEDPHFPNSHWGEKLREGLRQPISPEEKEDLIKLLNQSLS, encoded by the coding sequence ATGACGTCATGCACGATTTGTAATCTTATTGAAGGTGAAATTGTCTGGAGTGATGATAAGCTGCGCGTCGTCCTTATAGACGATGAAAGTTACAGAGGTTATTGTCGTGTTGAATGTATTCATCATATAAAAGAAATGACAGATTTGGATGAGGCGCTGCAATTGAGAATCATGCGATGTGTATTTAAAGTAGAAGGGGCTTTAAGAAAAATCTTTCATCCTGAAAAAATTAACTTAGCAAGCTTAGGCAATAAAACACCGCATATTCACTGGCATGTCATTCCTCGTTTTAAAGAGGATCCACACTTTCCAAATTCGCATTGGGGAGAAAAGCTACGAGAAGGTTTACGTCAACCGATATCACCCGAAGAAAAAGAAGACCTTATTAAATTATTAAATCAATCCTTAAGCTAA
- a CDS encoding energy transducer TonB: MDESIYKNNILKLSILLSFVLHFLAIQLIHFKPIKPFKNQLSQIEVVLTNSKDNHQEDADVLAQSNSNKGGNTEKDAHKKTPLPMITENKNTFQLNNRGDQSAVGKASSSSQEKIVKKDAQVLNEPKAVQQPKESKVINKSISKEEILASASEISVSDAALSNQISNFEKQPRRKYIGARTKEYKYALYAEAWRQKVETLGNMNYPEEAREKKFSGQLRMTVSLKPDGRIDNIEINQSSGFKILDDAAKRIVELGAPYATFPEDIRKEVDILSITRTWTFTKDDTLSSQ, translated from the coding sequence ATGGATGAAAGCATATACAAGAATAATATTCTTAAGCTTTCAATTCTCTTATCCTTTGTGCTGCATTTTCTAGCCATCCAGCTAATACATTTTAAACCTATTAAACCATTCAAGAACCAACTCTCCCAGATTGAAGTAGTTTTAACAAACTCTAAAGACAATCACCAAGAAGATGCAGACGTTTTAGCGCAAAGCAATTCAAATAAGGGTGGTAATACAGAAAAAGATGCCCATAAAAAAACACCACTACCAATGATCACTGAAAATAAAAACACATTTCAATTAAATAATCGTGGTGATCAGTCAGCTGTTGGTAAGGCTTCAAGCTCATCACAAGAAAAGATTGTAAAAAAAGATGCGCAAGTATTGAATGAGCCTAAAGCAGTGCAGCAGCCTAAAGAATCAAAAGTGATTAATAAATCGATAAGTAAAGAAGAGATCCTGGCAAGTGCAAGTGAAATTAGTGTATCAGACGCCGCTCTTTCAAATCAAATCTCTAATTTTGAGAAACAACCTAGACGAAAATATATTGGTGCTCGCACCAAAGAATATAAATATGCGCTTTATGCAGAAGCATGGAGACAAAAAGTAGAGACTTTAGGTAATATGAATTATCCAGAGGAAGCGCGCGAAAAAAAATTTTCAGGCCAACTAAGGATGACTGTATCTTTAAAGCCTGATGGAAGAATTGATAATATTGAGATTAATCAAAGTTCAGGATTTAAAATACTAGATGATGCTGCTAAAAGGATTGTGGAATTAGGCGCTCCCTATGCTACGTTTCCTGAAGATATTCGAAAAGAAGTGGATATACTGAGCATTACAAGAACATGGACTTTTACGAAAGACGACACCTTGTCATCCCAATAA
- the mpl gene encoding UDP-N-acetylmuramate:L-alanyl-gamma-D-glutamyl-meso-diaminopimelate ligase, translated as MHIHILGICGTFMGGLASLAKASGYRVTGCDTNVYPPMSTQLQSVGIELIEGFDKKQTELKPDLYVIGNVVSRGNPLMEEIMNRGLPYISGPQWLFEAILKDKWVLAVAGTHGKTTTSSMLAWILEFNGYAPGFLIGGVPLNFDVSARLPQKNDSNETSPFFVIEADEYDTAFFDKRSKFVHYHPKTAILNNLEYDHADIFPDLHAIEAQFHHMVRMVPSIGRVIINDEEDSLKRVMGKGCWSEKAYIGSPQGLSIGKVNQDQSFEVLNLAKLVGTLSWDLLGHHNRMNALAAIAASHHVGVTLEDAIEALQTFKNVKRRMECIGIKNGITIYDDFAHHPAAISTTLAGLRAKVGKARIIAVLEPRSNTMKLGTMKSALPESLKDADQVFCYGEKLTWNAEEALAPIKNKSFVGHDMKIFVDAILKEIKSGDHILVMSNGSFNGIHQTLLKGLV; from the coding sequence ATGCATATTCATATCTTAGGCATTTGTGGAACATTTATGGGTGGCTTGGCTTCCTTAGCAAAAGCTTCAGGTTATCGCGTGACGGGTTGCGATACGAATGTATACCCACCTATGAGTACCCAATTACAAAGTGTCGGTATTGAACTTATCGAAGGTTTTGATAAAAAACAAACTGAACTCAAGCCAGATCTTTATGTAATTGGTAATGTGGTGTCCCGTGGCAATCCTCTGATGGAAGAAATTATGAATCGAGGCTTGCCATATATATCAGGACCGCAATGGCTTTTCGAAGCCATTTTAAAAGACAAATGGGTACTTGCAGTTGCAGGGACGCATGGTAAAACGACAACATCATCGATGCTTGCATGGATTTTAGAATTTAATGGCTATGCACCCGGATTTCTTATTGGTGGGGTCCCACTCAACTTCGATGTTTCAGCACGTTTGCCACAAAAAAATGACTCGAATGAAACTTCACCTTTCTTTGTGATTGAAGCAGATGAATATGACACAGCTTTTTTTGATAAACGATCTAAGTTTGTTCATTACCATCCGAAGACTGCGATACTTAATAATCTTGAATATGATCACGCAGACATTTTTCCAGACCTTCATGCGATTGAAGCGCAATTTCATCATATGGTGCGTATGGTGCCCAGTATCGGACGTGTGATTATTAATGATGAAGAAGATAGTTTAAAAAGAGTCATGGGTAAAGGTTGTTGGTCTGAAAAAGCTTATATTGGAAGTCCACAAGGCTTATCCATTGGCAAGGTCAATCAAGATCAATCTTTTGAAGTCTTAAATCTTGCTAAATTGGTTGGCACTTTATCATGGGATCTCCTAGGTCATCATAATCGTATGAATGCATTAGCTGCGATTGCGGCATCGCACCATGTTGGTGTGACACTAGAAGATGCGATAGAGGCTTTGCAAACATTTAAAAATGTAAAACGTAGAATGGAATGTATTGGTATAAAAAACGGTATTACAATATATGATGATTTTGCGCATCATCCAGCAGCGATATCAACAACGCTTGCAGGATTAAGAGCTAAAGTAGGGAAAGCCAGAATCATAGCAGTCTTGGAGCCAAGATCTAATACAATGAAATTAGGCACAATGAAAAGTGCACTGCCTGAAAGTTTAAAAGATGCAGATCAAGTATTTTGTTATGGTGAAAAATTAACTTGGAATGCTGAAGAGGCTTTGGCTCCTATAAAAAATAAATCATTCGTAGGGCATGATATGAAAATTTTTGTAGATGCTATTTTAAAAGAGATAAAATCAGGCGATCATATTCTCGTCATGAGTAACGGCAGTTTCAATGGCATTCATCAAACCTTACTAAAGGGATTAGTTTAA
- the nudB gene encoding dihydroneopterin triphosphate diphosphatase produces the protein MSFKKPISSLVLIYTEDFKVLLMERADKKAFWQSVTGSLEENETPSEAAAREVFEETGIHTNQHSLEDWHLSHVYEIYAHWRYRYAPDVTHNTEHIFGLKVPAAIPIQLSADEHVQYLWLDWKEAMDKVFSWTNVEAIKKLAEIHQLKL, from the coding sequence ATGTCTTTCAAAAAACCCATTTCATCTCTTGTATTAATTTACACAGAGGATTTTAAAGTGCTTCTTATGGAGCGCGCTGACAAGAAAGCCTTCTGGCAATCCGTGACAGGAAGTTTGGAAGAAAATGAAACGCCAAGTGAGGCTGCAGCAAGAGAGGTGTTTGAAGAAACTGGGATTCATACAAATCAACATTCACTTGAAGACTGGCACTTATCTCACGTCTATGAAATTTATGCCCATTGGCGTTATCGTTATGCCCCTGATGTCACACACAATACAGAACATATTTTTGGTCTTAAAGTGCCAGCTGCGATACCTATTCAATTATCAGCAGACGAACATGTGCAATATCTATGGTTAGATTGGAAAGAAGCCATGGATAAAGTTTTCTCTTGGACTAATGTCGAAGCTATTAAAAAATTAGCCGAAATTCATCAACTAAAACTGTAA
- a CDS encoding (2Fe-2S) ferredoxin domain-containing protein has translation MNYYKHHIFFCLNQREDGEACCSDKGAENMFMYMKSKIKSFDLNGESKVRINRAGCFDRCDEGPLLVIYPEATWYRFIDEQDIDEIIESHIQQGKIVTRLLA, from the coding sequence ATGAATTATTACAAACATCATATTTTCTTTTGTCTAAATCAGCGCGAGGATGGCGAAGCGTGTTGCTCGGACAAAGGGGCTGAAAATATGTTCATGTACATGAAATCAAAAATTAAATCATTTGATTTAAATGGTGAATCTAAAGTGAGAATTAACCGAGCAGGATGTTTTGATCGATGTGACGAGGGGCCTTTACTTGTCATTTATCCCGAAGCTACTTGGTATCGCTTTATAGATGAACAAGATATTGATGAAATTATCGAAAGCCACATTCAGCAAGGGAAAATAGTAACGCGCTTATTAGCTTAA
- the nadA gene encoding quinolinate synthase NadA, which yields MQLAQIKFNTFESISDEDCQQRIIAAKNKLGKNLVILGHHYQHESVYRHADYTGDSLKLSRIVESLDAKYIVFLGVHFMAEVANILSRPDQLTILPDLAAGCSMADMANLSKVERSYRELSKVLSFDEVVTPVTYINSAADLKAFCGEHGGIVCTSTNATKIIEWSFKQREKVLFFPDQNLGRWSGHKMGIPLDEMPVWDPDLPLGGLTEAEIKKAKIFLWKGHCAVHQMFRLQNIERFRQEHPDGKVISHPECPFEVCAHSDYVGSTEYILKTVTEAPRATKWLVGTELNLVNRLANQMKTEDKLVQFMSHVICECSTMARIDPQHLAWCLENIVNNEPVNIIKVPEDEAKLAKLTLDRMLQVS from the coding sequence ATGCAACTCGCTCAAATTAAATTTAATACGTTTGAATCTATCAGCGATGAAGATTGCCAACAAAGAATTATTGCAGCCAAAAATAAACTTGGTAAAAATTTAGTCATCTTAGGTCATCACTATCAGCATGAATCGGTTTATAGACATGCAGACTATACAGGCGACTCACTTAAACTTTCTCGTATCGTTGAGTCGCTTGATGCTAAATATATTGTATTTTTAGGCGTGCACTTCATGGCAGAAGTCGCCAATATCTTATCAAGGCCTGATCAGCTTACCATTCTCCCAGACTTAGCAGCAGGTTGCTCCATGGCAGACATGGCCAATTTAAGCAAAGTAGAAAGAAGTTACCGAGAGCTCTCAAAAGTACTTTCATTTGACGAAGTTGTCACTCCTGTCACTTATATTAATTCTGCAGCCGATCTTAAAGCTTTTTGTGGTGAACATGGAGGCATTGTATGCACTTCAACGAATGCAACAAAAATTATTGAATGGTCATTTAAACAGCGGGAAAAAGTTTTATTTTTTCCAGATCAGAATCTGGGTCGTTGGAGTGGTCACAAAATGGGCATTCCTTTAGATGAGATGCCGGTTTGGGATCCAGATCTCCCACTTGGAGGACTCACTGAAGCAGAGATTAAAAAAGCTAAAATCTTTTTATGGAAAGGTCATTGTGCAGTTCATCAAATGTTTCGCCTCCAAAATATTGAGCGCTTTAGACAAGAGCATCCGGATGGCAAAGTCATCTCTCATCCTGAATGTCCTTTTGAGGTCTGTGCTCATTCGGATTATGTCGGGTCGACGGAATATATTTTAAAAACTGTCACAGAAGCTCCCAGAGCTACTAAATGGTTAGTAGGCACTGAACTTAATTTAGTCAATCGCCTTGCAAATCAAATGAAAACTGAAGATAAGCTTGTGCAATTTATGTCACATGTTATTTGTGAATGTTCAACCATGGCACGAATCGATCCTCAACATCTTGCATGGTGCTTAGAAAATATTGTAAATAATGAGCCTGTGAATATCATTAAGGTGCCCGAAGATGAAGCGAAGTTAGCTAAACTTACTCTCGACCGTATGCTTCAGGTGTCATAA